From the Terriglobales bacterium genome, the window CATTCGATCAGTTCGTCGCGCGTAGTGGCGAAGATGCGCCCTTTGGGAATCGCGCCTCGCCAGTGCCCGGCGCGGCCGACGCGCTGGAGCATTACTGCAATCGATCGAGGCGAACCGATATGGCAGACGAGATCGATGTGGCCGACGTCGATACCAAGTTCCAGCGATGCCGTGGCGACCAGCGCGCGTAGTTCGCCTTTGCGAAGACGATTTTCTGCATTTAATCGCAACTTGCGCGAAAGGCTGCCATGATGCGCAGCCACGGCGTCTTCGCCGAGTTTGTCGGCAAGAGCGTGCGCGATGCGCTCGGCAAATGAGCGGGTATTGACGAAGATCAGCGTGGACTTGTGCTGCTCGATGAGCTGCACCAGGCGGTCGTAGACCTCGTCCCACATTTCGTTGGTCATGACTGCGGCGAGGGGACTTGGCGGTACTTCCACGGCAAAGTCGAGCTTGCGCTTGTGGCCGACGTTCACGATCTCCGGCTTACCTGATGATCCAGCGAGAAATTCACCGACTAATTCAATCGGCTTCTGTGTGGCCGAGAGGCCGATGCGAACAGGCTTGCGCTGAGCCAGGGCCTCCAACCGCTCAAGAGAAATGGCCAGGTGTGCGCCACGTTTGTCGTCGGCGATGGCATGGATTTCATCGACGATTACCGTCTCAACATCGCGCAGTAGCTCGCGGCTTCGCTCCGCCGTGAGCAGGATATAGAGCGACTCAGGCGTGGTGACCAGGATGTGCGGAGGCGATTTGAGCATTCGCTGGCGGTCCGCCGGTGGAGTGTCGCCGGTCCGGACGAAGGTTCGAATTTGTGGCATGAGGTAGCCGCGCTGGCCGGCAAGCTCTGCTATTTCCGCTAGTGGACGTTCAAGGTTCTTCTGAATGTCATTGCCGAGCGCCTTCAGAGGAGAGACATAGAGGACCTCGATCCGGTCTTCCAGCGCGCCGGAAACCGCCTTGCGAACGAGGCGATCGATGCACGCGAGAAACGCTGAGAGCGTTTTTCCAGACCCTGTAGGAGCCGAGATCAGCGTCGAGTGCCCGGCCAGAATATGCGGCCAGCCCTCTTCCTGGGGCTCGGTCGGTGTGCCGAACTTCTGCACAAACCATTCCTGCACAAGGGGATGAGCCCAAGCCAGAGTACTCGGGATTTCAACGGTTAAGTTCGACATCGAACGGTTATCCTGGTTCCGGAGAGTACCCCTCCCCCCTCCCCCCTTCCCGCAAAGATTTCCTAAGTGACTGCAAACACGCGTCTTGAGCTTCTAAAGGTGCTCAAAACCGATAAAGGTAAACACAACATATTGTGATTCCGATTTTGGAATCAGCATATCTTGTGATTAGCCTTTGCAACTACAGCAGTAAAAAGCAAAGTGCTCGTGAATCCCCGTTGTGAACGCTCGTGAAGACCGCAGTCGGACAGTTCGAATACTCCATTTCCAATGACATAGCTTGGTCATCCAGATTCGGCTTCATCATCCACACATCGACTCAGTCGCCGGACAGAGCGGCATTTATCTTAGGCGAAACAAAAGCAAAATGAAAGTCCAAAAACAATACTTGAGTTCTTCAATCGGGAGTTCCTAGTTTTCGATGTGCATGGGTTGGTGTCCGATGGAAGTTTTTGATGTCCAAGAGGTGAGAGGTAACCAGCAGCTCTGCATCTAACTAAGCGCCCGTTGGGTGAAATGGAACGATCAACTAAACTACAAGGTTTGCCGACCACTTCTATGCAACCAATCAAATTCGGGACTGACGGCTGGCGAGGCGTGATCGCCGAGGATTACACCGTCGCGAACGTTCGCCGAGCCGCTTCGGCCATCGCTAATTATGTCTTGAAGAACGAAGACAGCAGCCGAGGCCTGGTCGTCGGCTATGACACACGCTTTGGCTCGCGCATGTTCGCCCAGACTGTCGCTGATGTGCTCGCCTCGGCTGGCATCAATGTCCGCCTGGCGAATGACTACACGCCAACTCCCGCCCTTTCCTTCGGCGTAAAGCATTTCGGAGCCGCCGGCGGAGTGATGATTACCTCCAGCCACAATCCTTTCAACTGGAATGGAGTGAAGTACAAGGCTTACTACGGTGGCTCGGGACGTCCGTCCATCATGCAGGCGATCGAAGCCGAACTGGATAAGCCTGTTGCCGGCAGTTCCAAGAAGGGAACGATCACCGACACGGATTTCAAAGCTCCCTATATCGAAGCAATCAAGAAGTTTGCCGATCTCGACAAAATCAGCTCTGCCGGTTTCAAGTTTCTCATCGATTCCATGTACGGAGCCGGACGCGGCGTGCTCGCAGGCATCTTCGCCGAGCGCGGAATCAAGCACGTGGAGATTCGATCCGAGGTGAATCCTCTTTTTCCGGGAATCAATCCTGAGCCGATCGAGCCGCACGTGCGCATGGCACAGGAGATGGTGGTTAGCGAGCGCTGCCATGGCGGGCTGATCACCGATGGCGACGCCGATCGTATCGGCGCCGTCGCGGAAGACGGCAGCTACGTCGATTCGCACAAGATCTATTCGATCCTGCTGCGGTGGCTGCTCGAACGCAAGAAGTGGCCAGGCGAAGTGGTGCGCGCGTTCAACACGACGAAGATGCTTGATCGCATCGCGGCTGAGCACGGACGCAAATTGCATGAGTGCGGCATCGGATTCAAGAACATCTGCGACCTCATGCTGGAACGCGAGATTCTCGTTGGGGGGGAAGAGTCAGGCGGAATTGGCATCACGCGGCACCTGCCGGAACGGGACGGCATTCTGAACGCGCTGCTCATCGCCAATGTGATGGCCGAAGAGAAGCGCACGCTGGCGCAGCTCGTGCAGGATCTGCAGGACAAGTACGGCGAGCATTATTACGCGCGTCTCGACATGCACATTCCCAACGAGCTGAAAGATTCGGCGATTAGCCGCGCGCGCAGCGGCGTAAGCGAGATCGGCGGATACAAAGCGCTGCGCGTCGAAACACTCGACGGTGTGAAGTTCTTCCTGGACGCTCCGAAGGGGAAGCCCGGTACGGCGGCGCCTCCTGCGGAATCTTGGTTGTTGCTGCGAGCGTCGGGGACCGAGCCGTTGCTGCGCGTGTACTCGGAGGCAGGCTCGCCGGAAGTTGTGCAGCAGTTGCTCAAGTCGGCTGAGGCGTTTGTGTATGAGGGCGAGCTGGCGGGAACAGCGGCGCGGTAAATGCTTCTTCGCACTGACACTGGAGTCTGTTCGATTGTCATTCCGAACCGCCTGACTTTGGCGGTGAGGAATCCCTATTGCTGGCGAAGATGGTGGATTCACTCGTGAAACCTGAGACTGTGATTGTCGATAGGGATTCCTCCGCCAAAAGCGGGCGTTCGGAATGACAAAAAAGACCTCATGACGATCGCGGAAAACACACAAACCGTAACTCCACCTCACGCGCAGAGCGAGGACACTCCCGAAGCGCGGCAATACAGCCGCATTCGCCGCTGGCTCTCTGTATTCGACACGTCGCTCGGAATTGTGTTCCTCATCGTGCTGCTCGCGACCGGCTGGACGGGCGATTTGCGCGACGTTGCGCTTCGAATGGGCCGCCAGCACTATGTACTCGCGCTTTTCTTCTACGTGCTGCTGCTCACGATTATCAGCAAAGGACTGAGCCTCGCGCTGGATATCTACAGCTTCCGTCTCGAGCATCGCTTTCATCTTTCCAACCAGAGCACAGGAGCGTGGATCGTCGATGAGCTCAAGGGCTGGCTGGTGGGACTGGTTCTGATTTCGCTGCTTGCTGAGCTGGTGTACTGGATTATTCGCAGCTCACCGGAACACTGGTGGCTAATCTCCTGGGCGGCCTTTACAGCCTTGTTCGTGATCTTTGCGCAGCTTGCGCCTGTGATCCTCTTTCCCATCTTTTACAAATTTGTTCCGCTGGAGAATCAGGCATTGCGCGACAGACTTGTGCGACTGGGTGAGCGCGCGGGAACGCACGTTCGCGGCGTTTACGAATGGAAGTTATCGGAAAAGAGTAAGAAGGCGAACGCCGCACTAACCGGTCTTGGCAACACGCGCCGCATTATTCTGGCGGACACCCTGTTGCAGAACTATTCCGATGACGAGATCGAAGCCGTGCTCGCGCATGAACTCGGACACCATGTACACGGACACATCTTCAAGAGCATCGTGCTGCAGATGGCGGTCACGTTTGTGGGATTCTGGGCAGCAAATGAGGCGCTGCGCTATGCGACCGGTCCGGGACGCATGTTTTCTACACTTTCTGATTTCGCCAACCTGCCTCTGCTTGCTCTGGTTTCCGCAGCGCTTTCGTTGATCCTGTTGCCTGCGCTCAATGCGTATTCGCGATTCAATGAGCGTCAGGCCGACCGGTATTGTTGGACATCGGTGCCGAGCGTGGATCCCTTTATCACGGCAATGGATAAGCTGAGCGCGCAGAATCTATCGGAGAAGACGCCCTCGCGGCTCGTGGAGATTTTGTTCCACTCACACCCGGCAGTATCGCGGCGGATTGCTGCGGCACGGGAGTTTGCGAGGCAGTGACGGACCCGCCGGCGGCAGCCGGTGGGGCTACGGCTTGCGTGGCGGCTGCGATTCCGGTTTCTGTCGCAGCATCGTTTGTCCGGAGATGGCCTTACGGCCATCTCCGGCCCATCGCCTACCGGCGACGGTTCCGTTTTTCTGGCATTTGACCGGTCACGCTGGAGAGGACTTTCTGGAAAGCGTCCTGAGCACTCATCTCTTTCTTTCCGCCTTTGTTGTTGCGATAAGAGTGCTCGCTGCCGCAGGTTCGGCAGCGGGTCTTCTGGACTTCTTCTCCGGCCATGGTCACGACCGAGTGATCTGTGGTGCGCTTGCAGCGTGAGCAGTAATCGTCGATGTCATCGCCAAGTCTTGGCATAACTCCTCCAAGTTGTGCGCGAAATACTAGCACGATGGGCGCTCCCATGTGCGCATCACAGCCGATGCTAGACTCTTGCCATGCGCTCAGGCCGCGGCATATTCATTACATTTGAAGGGCTTGATGGCTGCGGAAAAACCACCCAGCTTGCGCGCCTGGCGGAGAATCTCAAAGCTCGAAGCTTGGATGTTCTGGCTACGCGGGAGCCAGGCGGCAGTGCGATCGGTGAGCGCATTCGAGGGATCCTGCTCGATTCAAGAACTGCTGGTTTGTCTTCTTCCGGAGAACTCGCGCTGATGTTTGCCGATCGTGCTCAGCATGTGGAAGAAGTCATTCAGCCTGCACTCAAAATGGGAAAGATAGTTTTGTGCGATCGATACACCGATAGTACCGAAGCTTATCAGGGTTACGGTCGGCGGCTCGGATCTGAGTTGGTTTTGAATTTGCATCGCGAGCTCTGCCGCGACCTCTGGCCCGATTTGACACTCTTGCTCGATACGGACGTTAACGCCAGCGTGAATCGCGCGCGCAATCGCAACAAGACCAGCGATTCAGCGGAAGGCAGATTCGAAGCCGAAGATGCTGCCTTTTTTCGCCGGGTGCAGAAGGGCTTCGAGAGCATTGCCCGCCGCGAGCGAAAACGTGTCGTACGGATTGCGCCGGGGACGATTCAGGGGGTCGAATCAGAGATTCTGAAGATCATCGACAAACGTTTTCCTCATCTGGGAAATCGCAAGACCAAGCTACCTGCTGCGGTCGGGAGTCGCGCCTAGTGTCCTTCCAAGATTTCCGCGGCAACGTCGAGACTGTCACACGTATTCGCGAGATGATCGCGCGTGGACGCTTTCCTCATGCCGTAATCATTGCCGGTCCGGAAGGGGCAGGGAAATACACACTGGCGCAGATGATCGCCAAGGCACTCAATTGCCTTGAGCAGCCGCAGTCTGAAGGCTTGCCCGACTTCTGCGGCCGATGCAGCAATTGCACGCGCATTGCTGAAGCCGACGATCTGGATGCAAGATTTGCCGAAGCTGTCGAAACGCGTGAAGGCATGCGCGAGGCGGACAAGCGTGAAGCCCGCAT encodes:
- a CDS encoding DEAD/DEAH box helicase: MSNLTVEIPSTLAWAHPLVQEWFVQKFGTPTEPQEEGWPHILAGHSTLISAPTGSGKTLSAFLACIDRLVRKAVSGALEDRIEVLYVSPLKALGNDIQKNLERPLAEIAELAGQRGYLMPQIRTFVRTGDTPPADRQRMLKSPPHILVTTPESLYILLTAERSRELLRDVETVIVDEIHAIADDKRGAHLAISLERLEALAQRKPVRIGLSATQKPIELVGEFLAGSSGKPEIVNVGHKRKLDFAVEVPPSPLAAVMTNEMWDEVYDRLVQLIEQHKSTLIFVNTRSFAERIAHALADKLGEDAVAAHHGSLSRKLRLNAENRLRKGELRALVATASLELGIDVGHIDLVCHIGSPRSIAVMLQRVGRAGHWRGAIPKGRIFATTRDELIECAALVRAIESSELDALIIPESPLDVLAQQIVAMCAAEEWPERQLFEVL
- a CDS encoding phosphoglucomutase/phosphomannomutase family protein translates to MQPIKFGTDGWRGVIAEDYTVANVRRAASAIANYVLKNEDSSRGLVVGYDTRFGSRMFAQTVADVLASAGINVRLANDYTPTPALSFGVKHFGAAGGVMITSSHNPFNWNGVKYKAYYGGSGRPSIMQAIEAELDKPVAGSSKKGTITDTDFKAPYIEAIKKFADLDKISSAGFKFLIDSMYGAGRGVLAGIFAERGIKHVEIRSEVNPLFPGINPEPIEPHVRMAQEMVVSERCHGGLITDGDADRIGAVAEDGSYVDSHKIYSILLRWLLERKKWPGEVVRAFNTTKMLDRIAAEHGRKLHECGIGFKNICDLMLEREILVGGEESGGIGITRHLPERDGILNALLIANVMAEEKRTLAQLVQDLQDKYGEHYYARLDMHIPNELKDSAISRARSGVSEIGGYKALRVETLDGVKFFLDAPKGKPGTAAPPAESWLLLRASGTEPLLRVYSEAGSPEVVQQLLKSAEAFVYEGELAGTAAR
- a CDS encoding M48 family metallopeptidase, which gives rise to MSIGIPPPKAGVRNDKKDLMTIAENTQTVTPPHAQSEDTPEARQYSRIRRWLSVFDTSLGIVFLIVLLATGWTGDLRDVALRMGRQHYVLALFFYVLLLTIISKGLSLALDIYSFRLEHRFHLSNQSTGAWIVDELKGWLVGLVLISLLAELVYWIIRSSPEHWWLISWAAFTALFVIFAQLAPVILFPIFYKFVPLENQALRDRLVRLGERAGTHVRGVYEWKLSEKSKKANAALTGLGNTRRIILADTLLQNYSDDEIEAVLAHELGHHVHGHIFKSIVLQMAVTFVGFWAANEALRYATGPGRMFSTLSDFANLPLLALVSAALSLILLPALNAYSRFNERQADRYCWTSVPSVDPFITAMDKLSAQNLSEKTPSRLVEILFHSHPAVSRRIAAAREFARQ
- the tmk gene encoding dTMP kinase, which encodes MRSGRGIFITFEGLDGCGKTTQLARLAENLKARSLDVLATREPGGSAIGERIRGILLDSRTAGLSSSGELALMFADRAQHVEEVIQPALKMGKIVLCDRYTDSTEAYQGYGRRLGSELVLNLHRELCRDLWPDLTLLLDTDVNASVNRARNRNKTSDSAEGRFEAEDAAFFRRVQKGFESIARRERKRVVRIAPGTIQGVESEILKIIDKRFPHLGNRKTKLPAAVGSRA